One genomic region from Tripterygium wilfordii isolate XIE 37 chromosome 20, ASM1340144v1, whole genome shotgun sequence encodes:
- the LOC119986404 gene encoding 3-oxoacyl-[acyl-carrier-protein] synthase 3 A, chloroplastic, with amino-acid sequence MANASGFFTPSLPRLRSRIQPSIRIYRSGFCSEGVSKKVWCCSAMEGAQKVSPSESRVPRLTSKGCKLVGSGSAVPTLQVSNDDLSKIVDTSDEWISVRTGIRNRRVLTGKESLISLAVEASRKALQMAEVDPDDIDLVLMCTSTPEDLFGSAPQIQKALGCKSNPLAYDITAACSGFVLGLVSAACHIRGGGFQNVLVVGADSLSRYVDWTDRGSCILFGDAAGAVLVQACDSEDDGLFSFDVHSDGDGQRHLNATMKENEMDNALGSNGSVVDFPPRRSSYSCIQMNGKEVFRFAARCVPHSIESALEKAGLSSSSIDWLLLHQANQRIIDAVATRLEVPPERVISNLANYGNTSAASIPLALDEAVRSGKVKPGHTIAAAGFGAGLTWGSAILRWQ; translated from the exons ATGGCAAATGCATCTGGGTTCTTTACTCCTTCACTACCACGCCTGAGGAGTAGGATTCAACCTTCGATACGGATTTATCGATCTGGATTTTGCTCTGAAGGAGTCTCGAAGAAGGTATGGTGCTGCAGTGCAATGGAAGGTGCGCAGAAGGTATCCCCTTCTGAATCTCGAGTACCCAG GCTAACCAGCAAAGGCTGCAAGTTAGTTGGATCTGGCTCAGCAGTACCGACTCTTCAGGTTTCAAATGATGATCTGTCAAAAATAGTTGATACATCTGACGAATGGATATCTGTTCGCACTGGGATTCGAAATCGAAGAGTTCTGACAG GTAAAGAAAGCTTGATTTCTTTAGCCGTGGAGGCATCCAGGAAAGCTCTTCAGATGGCAGAGGTTGATCCCGATGATATTGACCTTGTCTTGATGTGCACATCTACGCCAGAGGATCTTTTTGGAAGTGCTCCTCAG ATCCAAAAAGCACTTGGCTGCAAAAGTAACCCTTTGGCTTATGACATCACTGCTGCATGTAGTGGATTTGTCCTGGGTCTTGTCTCAGCTGCCTGTCACATTAGGG GAGGTGGGTTTCAAAATGTTCTGGTTGTTGGGGCTGATTCTCTTTCTCGGTATGTTGATTGGACAGACAGAGGGAGTTGCATCCTATTTGGGGATGCTGCTGGTGCTGTGTTGGTACAG GCCTGTGACAGTGAGGACGATGGTTTATTTAGTTTTGATGTGCATAGTGATGGCGATGGGCAAAG ACATTTAAATGCCactatgaaagaaaatgaaatggatAATGCGTTGGGATCTAATGGTTCGGTCGTAGACTTCCCTCCAAGACGCTCCTCATACTCCTGCATTCAAATGAATGGCAAGGAAGTTTTCCGCTTCGCAGCGCGATGTGTGCCACATTCTATTGAATCGGCCCTTGAAAAGGCCGGTCTCTCAAGCTCTAGCATTGATTGGCTACTGCTTCATCAG GCAAACCAAAGAATCATCGATGCCGTTGCAACTCGTTTAGAAGTACCACCAGAGCGGGTCATATCAAATTTGGCAAACTATGGTAACACAAGTGCGGCATCCATCCCATTAGCGTTGGATGAAGCAGTTCGAAGCGGGAAGGTGAAGCCAGGCCATACTATTGCAGCAGCAGGTTTTGGAGCTGGTCTAACTTGGGGTTCCGCAATTCTTAGATGGCAATAA